In the Nerophis ophidion isolate RoL-2023_Sa linkage group LG01, RoL_Noph_v1.0, whole genome shotgun sequence genome, one interval contains:
- the serhl gene encoding serine hydrolase-like protein isoform X4: MFRVFKKNARNLSTFAMKQTELSIPVPWGEIRGKTWGPDHGRPVLCLHGWADNSGTYNTLIPLLPKECRYVAVDLAGHGLSSHRPPGVFYTFSAYVADIRRVVDALRWSRFSILGHSMGGNIAGMFSALFPDMVEAVVLLDSYGFLPTDVKELSSVMRKGMEGMLEFEKTPEKSQRVYTLEKAVERLSAANPTLSEASVRILLERGLVEVEGGVVFSRDLRINLKNIVRISLEQSLELQSRIRAPVLVLLADQGFEKIFAEQEQKKFTSALLQGYRDRNVFPDGK, translated from the exons AACTCTCCATACCAGTTCCTTGGGGGGAAATCCGAGGTAAAACGTGGGGTCCTGACCATGGGCGTCCTGTGTTGTGCCTGCACGGCTGGGCTGACAACAGCGGAACCTACAACACTCTGATTCCACTTCTGCCCAAAG AGTGCCGATACGTGGCGGTGGACTTGGCGGGTCACGGGCTGTCCTCACATCGTCCTCCTGGGGTCTTTTACACGTTTTCGGCTTATGTGGCTGATATTCGCCGAGTTGTTGATG CTCTCCGCTGGAGCAGGTTCTCCATCCTGGGCCACAGCATGG GTGGTAATATCGCCGGGATG TTTAGTGCTCTTTTTCCTGACATGGTGGAAGCTGTCGTGCTGCTGGACTCGTATGGATTCTTACCTACAGATGTG AAAGAATTATCCTCGGTGATGCGGAAAGGGATGGAAGGCATGCTCGAGTTTGAAAAGACGCCCGAAAAGAGCCAAAGAGTTTACACCTTGGAGAAAGCGGTGGAGAG ATTGTCAGCTGCGAACCCGACACTGTCCGAGGCGTCCGTCCGCATCCTTCTAGAACGCGGCCTTGTTGAAGTGGAAGGAG GAGTCGTCTTCTCCCGCGACCTCCGTATTAATCTG aaaaacatcGTTCGCATTAGCCTGGAGCAAAGTCTGGAGCTGCAATCCAGGATACGAGCCCCAGTCCTCGTGCTCCT AGCGGATCAAGGCTTTGAGAAAATATTTGCGGAACAAGAGCAGAAGAAATTCACATCAGCACTTCTGCAGGGCTACAGAGACAGAAAT gtgttcCCAGATGGCAAATGA
- the serhl gene encoding serine hydrolase-like protein isoform X3, with protein MFRVFKKNARNLSTFAMKQTELSIPVPWGEIRGKTWGPDHGRPVLCLHGWADNSGTYNTLIPLLPKECRYVAVDLAGHGLSSHRPPGVFYTFSAYVADIRRVVDALRWSRFSILGHSMGGNIAGMFSALFPDMVEAVVLLDSYGFLPTDVKELSSVMRKGMEGMLEFEKTPEKSQRVYTLEKAVERLSAANPTLSEASVRILLERGLVEVEGGVVFSRDLRINLKNIVRISLEQSLELQSRIRAPVLVLLADQGFEKIFAEQEQKKFTSALLQGYRDRNVAKIRGAADHRLTLRYCV; from the exons AACTCTCCATACCAGTTCCTTGGGGGGAAATCCGAGGTAAAACGTGGGGTCCTGACCATGGGCGTCCTGTGTTGTGCCTGCACGGCTGGGCTGACAACAGCGGAACCTACAACACTCTGATTCCACTTCTGCCCAAAG AGTGCCGATACGTGGCGGTGGACTTGGCGGGTCACGGGCTGTCCTCACATCGTCCTCCTGGGGTCTTTTACACGTTTTCGGCTTATGTGGCTGATATTCGCCGAGTTGTTGATG CTCTCCGCTGGAGCAGGTTCTCCATCCTGGGCCACAGCATGG GTGGTAATATCGCCGGGATG TTTAGTGCTCTTTTTCCTGACATGGTGGAAGCTGTCGTGCTGCTGGACTCGTATGGATTCTTACCTACAGATGTG AAAGAATTATCCTCGGTGATGCGGAAAGGGATGGAAGGCATGCTCGAGTTTGAAAAGACGCCCGAAAAGAGCCAAAGAGTTTACACCTTGGAGAAAGCGGTGGAGAG ATTGTCAGCTGCGAACCCGACACTGTCCGAGGCGTCCGTCCGCATCCTTCTAGAACGCGGCCTTGTTGAAGTGGAAGGAG GAGTCGTCTTCTCCCGCGACCTCCGTATTAATCTG aaaaacatcGTTCGCATTAGCCTGGAGCAAAGTCTGGAGCTGCAATCCAGGATACGAGCCCCAGTCCTCGTGCTCCT AGCGGATCAAGGCTTTGAGAAAATATTTGCGGAACAAGAGCAGAAGAAATTCACATCAGCACTTCTGCAGGGCTACAGAGACAGAAAT gtggctaaaatacgcggtgctgctgaccaccgtctaacgttacgttactgtgtgtga